A window of Paenibacillus polygoni contains these coding sequences:
- a CDS encoding hydrolase/acyltransferase, with the protein MSKMRYVILQHADQLEFVEMPSDYAYQLSALNLRLNKEIDKLTADIVPALPRAIAECDQLDLLEERYVITQGLAYINDLEKSFAAVKEEHYPLIALLTEIRALQAQLEQWYEEEEITLQHPL; encoded by the coding sequence ATGTCGAAAATGCGATACGTTATTCTGCAACATGCCGATCAGTTAGAATTTGTGGAAATGCCTTCCGATTATGCTTATCAGCTCAGCGCACTGAATCTTCGTCTGAATAAAGAAATCGATAAGCTGACCGCTGATATTGTACCTGCCCTTCCTAGAGCCATTGCTGAATGTGATCAGCTGGACCTTTTGGAAGAACGCTATGTGATTACACAAGGTCTTGCCTATATTAACGATCTAGAGAAATCCTTTGCAGCTGTAAAAGAAGAACACTATCCTCTGATCGCCCTGCTAACCGAAATCCGTGCCCTTCAGGCACAGCTCGAACAATGGTACGAAGAAGAAGAAATTACTCTACAACATCCACTATAA
- a CDS encoding SprT family protein produces the protein MTNEELQTWIERISIESFGVPFQHEAVFNSRLTTTGGRYMLRSHRIEINPHQLEAYGKEEVEKIIKHELCHYHLHIRGRGYRHRDPEFKQLLAKVGGSRFCQSLPDGKGRRTLPYKYKLVCQKCGQTYQRKRKVDVKKYRCGRCSGPLAMSEISTP, from the coding sequence ATGACGAATGAAGAACTGCAGACATGGATAGAGCGCATCTCAATCGAAAGTTTTGGCGTTCCATTTCAGCATGAAGCCGTATTTAACAGCAGGCTGACGACGACAGGCGGAAGATACATGCTTCGCAGCCACCGGATTGAGATTAATCCGCATCAGCTTGAGGCTTACGGCAAAGAAGAGGTAGAGAAGATTATTAAGCATGAACTATGCCATTATCATCTACATATACGAGGGAGAGGTTATCGTCATCGCGACCCTGAATTTAAACAGCTTCTAGCTAAAGTGGGTGGAAGTCGTTTCTGTCAGTCCTTGCCGGATGGAAAAGGCAGGAGAACCCTGCCCTATAAATATAAGCTTGTCTGCCAGAAGTGCGGGCAAACGTATCAGCGTAAGCGTAAGGTAGATGTTAAAAAGTATCGGTGCGGCAGATGCAGCGGTCCGCTTGCCATGTCGGAGATAAGTACTCCCTAA
- a CDS encoding Cof-type HAD-IIB family hydrolase, producing the protein MKLIAIDLDGTLLNTESQISSENADAIRFAQNNGVHVVIATGRAHADVRALCKKAELVTPVIAANGATTHDENENKIESIPMDREIAFSILEWLEANEFYYEVLTDQAIYSPNQGHQLMSIEIDRALSANPEESMDRLLKLAEKQYEQTGIVRIPSYRNIPESAEIYNILSLSFDPEKLEKGRAQFRNDKNVAMVISADHNFEVEHPEASKGNALSKLASRLGVSMEETMAIGDSFNDVSMLSIVRHSVAMGNANPKIKELAKEVTLKNTEHGVAYAIERKLKKTAGE; encoded by the coding sequence ATTAAACTTATTGCGATTGATTTAGATGGAACACTGCTGAATACCGAAAGTCAGATTAGTTCCGAGAATGCAGATGCCATTCGTTTTGCCCAAAATAACGGGGTCCATGTAGTCATCGCTACAGGAAGAGCCCACGCTGATGTAAGAGCCCTGTGTAAAAAAGCAGAGCTTGTTACCCCCGTTATTGCAGCTAACGGAGCAACCACCCATGATGAAAACGAAAATAAAATCGAATCCATTCCTATGGATCGAGAGATTGCATTTAGCATACTCGAATGGCTGGAAGCAAACGAATTTTATTATGAGGTGCTCACCGATCAAGCAATCTATTCTCCCAATCAAGGACATCAACTCATGTCTATCGAAATTGACCGTGCCCTTAGTGCGAACCCGGAAGAAAGTATGGATCGTTTGCTAAAGCTCGCAGAAAAACAATATGAACAAACGGGTATTGTCCGTATTCCGAGTTACCGCAACATCCCTGAGAGTGCTGAAATTTACAATATTCTTTCACTTTCTTTTGACCCTGAGAAACTGGAGAAAGGCCGAGCTCAGTTCCGAAACGACAAGAATGTAGCCATGGTCATTTCGGCAGACCATAATTTTGAGGTAGAACACCCCGAAGCATCCAAAGGCAACGCGCTAAGTAAACTGGCATCTCGTCTTGGAGTATCCATGGAAGAGACAATGGCGATCGGGGACAGCTTTAACGATGTGTCGATGCTATCCATAGTCCGCCATTCAGTTGCTATGGGTAATGCAAATCCCAAGATCAAGGAACTTGCTAAAGAAGTTACCTTAAAAAATACAGAACATGGCGTCGCTTACGCCATTGAACGGAAATTAAAAAAAACTGCCGGCGAATAA
- a CDS encoding DeoR/GlpR family DNA-binding transcription regulator, which yields MYQEERMQLIMDHLANAGRISIEEICQQFDVSRDTARRDLIKLEEQDLIVRTRGGALLPSPIQEFKNYKDRLVTVSEEKKKIGKLAAALVRKGDRIILDSSTTVQACAEFLHAENCTVITNSINSADLLSEKESVDIRLLGGILHKEHRYVYGASVIETLSHYYVEKAFIGVGGVTTDGLSANDEEGKVKRKMMEQAEMVIVLADHSKFGRNYFYRFADWSLVDVIITDQLPSTSMMDFFEQHQVEVLVPDSSEEQEELS from the coding sequence TTGTATCAGGAAGAACGAATGCAACTGATTATGGATCACCTTGCTAACGCAGGACGAATCTCCATTGAAGAGATTTGCCAACAGTTCGATGTATCTAGAGATACAGCGAGACGTGATCTCATTAAGCTCGAAGAACAAGACCTTATTGTCCGTACTCGCGGAGGTGCGCTTCTCCCCTCCCCGATTCAGGAGTTCAAAAATTATAAAGACCGACTTGTCACTGTATCAGAGGAAAAGAAAAAGATCGGAAAACTTGCTGCCGCTCTGGTTCGAAAAGGTGACCGTATCATTCTTGACTCTTCTACCACGGTTCAAGCCTGCGCTGAATTTTTACATGCGGAAAATTGCACCGTGATAACGAACTCCATCAACTCAGCTGATTTGCTGTCCGAGAAAGAATCGGTTGATATCCGGCTATTAGGCGGCATCCTGCACAAAGAACACCGTTATGTATATGGAGCTTCTGTAATTGAAACCTTATCTCATTATTATGTCGAGAAAGCATTTATTGGAGTCGGCGGAGTTACTACGGACGGACTTAGCGCAAATGATGAGGAAGGAAAAGTAAAACGTAAGATGATGGAACAAGCCGAAATGGTCATCGTCCTTGCGGATCATTCTAAATTTGGACGGAATTACTTCTACCGATTTGCAGACTGGTCCCTAGTTGATGTCATTATCACAGATCAACTTCCGAGCACATCGATGATGGATTTCTTTGAACAACATCAGGTGGAAGTTCTAGTGCCAGATTCTAGTGAGGAACAGGAGGAATTATCATGA
- a CDS encoding DegV family protein, which produces MSKIKIVTDSTLDLDLSVIQRYGIEVVPLSFTIKGETYLDQIDITPKEFIQKMIQSDELPKSSQPAAGEFLERYNRFHEEGYEIISIHMTGGMSGTVRSAQMAADMSDAKVTVIDSEFTSKALAYQVIEAAIMAEQGKTVEEIISKIEEVKKNTKLFVAVDTLDNLVKGGRIGKGKALIGSLLHIKPVASLIDGNYTPVVNLRSQPQIARYLAKQFAEDVKGKTIYKVGIAHAENYKLASQLKDLIHELTGHEDVEISYTSPIISTHTGVGAIGFMYYFK; this is translated from the coding sequence ATGAGTAAGATTAAAATTGTGACGGACTCTACACTGGATCTCGACCTTTCCGTCATTCAAAGATACGGTATTGAAGTGGTGCCTCTTTCTTTTACCATAAAAGGCGAAACCTATCTTGACCAAATAGATATTACACCTAAAGAATTCATTCAAAAAATGATCCAAAGCGATGAGCTGCCTAAGAGTTCTCAGCCGGCTGCCGGCGAATTTCTAGAAAGATACAATCGATTTCATGAAGAAGGATACGAAATCATATCCATTCATATGACCGGAGGCATGAGCGGTACTGTACGTTCAGCGCAAATGGCTGCCGACATGTCAGATGCTAAAGTAACGGTTATCGATTCCGAATTCACATCCAAAGCACTCGCTTATCAAGTTATCGAAGCTGCTATAATGGCGGAGCAAGGCAAAACAGTCGAAGAAATCATAAGTAAAATAGAAGAGGTCAAGAAAAATACGAAACTGTTTGTCGCGGTAGACACACTGGATAACTTAGTAAAAGGCGGACGTATCGGAAAAGGAAAAGCACTGATCGGTTCCCTTCTGCACATCAAACCTGTCGCTTCTCTTATTGACGGTAACTATACTCCCGTCGTAAATCTTAGAAGCCAACCCCAGATCGCAAGATATCTGGCCAAGCAGTTTGCTGAAGATGTGAAAGGAAAAACGATCTACAAAGTGGGAATCGCTCACGCTGAGAATTACAAATTAGCATCCCAGCTGAAAGATTTAATCCATGAGCTTACTGGTCATGAAGATGTAGAGATCAGTTACACCTCACCTATTATTAGTACACATACAGGTGTGGGTGCAATTGGGTTTATGTATTATTTTAAATAA
- a CDS encoding helix-turn-helix domain-containing protein gives MHSIYERIEYLIMERGMTKKAFCEELKISTGNLGDWKRGKSTPSTAKLIEIAAYFGVSLDWIMLGKHDDEVREQKAVYRMGNHEQNVNVGDLSIEEQAFIREYIEFTHYRRRKQASLYAGKTSEKGNRK, from the coding sequence ATGCATTCGATTTACGAACGGATTGAGTATCTAATTATGGAAAGAGGCATGACCAAAAAAGCATTTTGTGAGGAATTGAAAATTAGCACAGGTAATTTGGGGGATTGGAAACGGGGAAAATCAACTCCGAGCACGGCGAAGCTAATTGAGATTGCTGCTTACTTTGGGGTGAGTTTGGATTGGATCATGCTTGGTAAGCATGATGATGAGGTTAGAGAACAGAAAGCTGTCTATCGTATGGGAAACCATGAACAGAATGTAAATGTAGGAGATTTATCTATAGAAGAGCAGGCTTTCATTAGAGAGTATATTGAATTCACACATTATCGCAGAAGAAAACAGGCGAGTCTGTACGCCGGCAAAACTTCTGAGAAAGGTAACAGAAAATAA
- the urtA gene encoding urea ABC transporter substrate-binding protein, whose amino-acid sequence MLMRKFGKWFPVVLTGVIMLSGCVSGGEGPARQTSATEGSSTISASDSDTIKVGILHSLSGTMSISEVSVKDAEMLAIEEINKAGGVLGKQIEPVIEDGASDWPTFAEKAGKLLQQDRVAAVFGGWTSASRKAMLPVFEQNNGLLFYPVQYEGLESSPNIFYTGATTNQQIVPSVSWLLENRGKKFFLLGSDYVFPKTANKIIQAQLKAEGGEVVGEEYTPLGHTDYSTIINKIKAAKPDVVYNTLNGDSNVAFFKQLKDAGITSEDLTTLSVSVAEEEIRGIGADVLAGHLAAWNYYQTTDTPENTKFTAAYKAKYGADRVTADPIEAGYTAVYLWKAAVEKAGSVDVAQVKEAAKGIEFNAPSGKVTIDGENQHIYKTVRIGEVQANGQFKELWNSGEPVKPDPYLKTYEWGKSLGAN is encoded by the coding sequence ATGCTAATGCGAAAGTTCGGTAAATGGTTTCCTGTGGTGTTAACAGGTGTGATTATGTTGTCCGGCTGTGTATCTGGAGGAGAGGGTCCCGCTAGGCAGACGTCTGCTACGGAAGGCAGTAGTACGATAAGTGCTTCAGATAGTGACACGATTAAAGTGGGGATTCTGCATTCTCTCAGTGGAACGATGTCTATTAGTGAAGTATCAGTTAAAGATGCGGAAATGCTTGCGATTGAAGAGATAAATAAGGCGGGCGGAGTGCTTGGAAAACAAATCGAACCCGTTATTGAAGATGGTGCTTCGGATTGGCCGACTTTTGCAGAAAAAGCAGGGAAACTTCTGCAGCAAGATCGGGTAGCTGCGGTGTTTGGCGGCTGGACATCGGCAAGCCGAAAAGCCATGCTGCCTGTTTTTGAACAAAATAATGGACTGTTATTCTATCCCGTACAATACGAAGGGCTTGAATCCTCCCCAAATATTTTCTATACCGGAGCTACAACCAATCAGCAGATTGTTCCTTCTGTAAGCTGGTTGCTTGAGAATCGCGGCAAGAAATTCTTCCTGCTTGGTTCGGATTACGTCTTCCCTAAAACAGCGAATAAAATCATTCAGGCACAGCTTAAGGCAGAAGGGGGAGAAGTGGTCGGAGAAGAATATACTCCCCTTGGTCATACGGATTACAGCACAATCATCAACAAAATCAAAGCTGCAAAACCAGATGTTGTTTATAACACGCTGAATGGAGATAGCAACGTTGCCTTCTTCAAACAACTAAAAGACGCGGGCATCACATCAGAGGATCTAACGACATTGTCTGTCAGTGTTGCGGAAGAAGAAATTCGCGGTATTGGTGCGGATGTTCTCGCAGGTCATTTAGCAGCTTGGAACTATTACCAAACAACGGATACGCCAGAGAATACAAAATTCACGGCTGCATATAAAGCGAAATATGGAGCTGACCGTGTGACTGCGGATCCTATTGAAGCCGGGTATACTGCCGTTTATTTATGGAAAGCAGCAGTGGAAAAAGCAGGATCTGTTGATGTGGCTCAAGTGAAAGAGGCAGCAAAAGGCATTGAGTTTAATGCACCAAGCGGCAAAGTGACCATTGATGGAGAGAATCAGCATATTTACAAAACGGTACGTATAGGTGAAGTCCAGGCCAACGGGCAGTTCAAAGAACTCTGGAACTCTGGTGAGCCTGTGAAGCCTGATCCGTATCTGAAAACCTATGAATGGGGAAAGTCACTTGGCGCTAACTAA
- the urtB gene encoding urea ABC transporter permease subunit UrtB, translating into MDMFLLQAFNGLSVSSILLLIALGLAVTFGLMNIINMAHGEMIMIGAYATYVTQNLFLSYMPSSWFSAYYLVALPAAFLASAGVGWMLEVLLIRHLYGRPLDSLLATWGVGMILQQLARTIFGAPNVGVTSPSWLNGGVAVTESITLPYTRLFIILLVAVVLFCMYIYIYKTAAGRRMRAVMQNRNMAGCLGISTRRVDGLTFAIGSGIAGVAGCALTLLGPIGPSIGTYYIVDAFMVVVLGGVGKLIGTVTGALGIGVFNTLFETYTSASIGKVLVFACIVAFLQWKPRGLVALRSRSLD; encoded by the coding sequence ATGGATATGTTTTTGCTGCAAGCTTTTAACGGCCTGAGTGTAAGTTCCATTTTGCTTCTGATTGCACTCGGCCTCGCCGTAACCTTTGGACTAATGAATATTATCAATATGGCGCATGGTGAGATGATCATGATTGGTGCTTATGCCACCTATGTAACGCAAAATTTATTTCTCTCCTATATGCCTTCATCTTGGTTTAGTGCGTACTATCTTGTCGCGCTTCCTGCTGCGTTCCTTGCTTCTGCGGGGGTCGGCTGGATGCTGGAAGTGCTTCTTATCCGCCACTTATACGGAAGACCCCTGGATAGTTTGCTTGCTACCTGGGGAGTAGGTATGATTCTGCAACAACTGGCAAGGACGATTTTTGGTGCCCCGAATGTCGGGGTGACCAGTCCTTCCTGGCTTAATGGAGGAGTAGCGGTTACGGAAAGCATCACGCTTCCTTACACGCGTTTGTTCATTATTCTGCTGGTCGCTGTCGTGCTATTCTGCATGTACATCTATATTTATAAAACAGCAGCAGGACGCCGGATGCGTGCTGTTATGCAGAATCGAAATATGGCGGGTTGTCTTGGGATCTCTACTCGGCGCGTTGATGGACTTACCTTTGCCATTGGTTCTGGTATTGCGGGAGTGGCAGGATGTGCACTGACTTTGCTTGGTCCGATCGGACCATCGATTGGAACTTATTACATCGTTGATGCATTCATGGTTGTTGTTCTAGGCGGGGTAGGGAAACTGATTGGTACTGTGACGGGGGCGCTTGGAATAGGAGTCTTCAATACTTTATTTGAGACGTACACAAGCGCATCTATCGGTAAAGTGCTTGTGTTTGCATGCATCGTTGCTTTCCTTCAATGGAAACCGAGAGGGCTCGTGGCACTGCGTTCACGGAGTTTAGACTAG
- the urtC gene encoding urea ABC transporter permease subunit UrtC, with the protein MPLINRLGTRGQRIAWGVVLILMSLAPLVSTEFRLSLLAKFLALAILAIGLDLIWGYGGVLSLGHGVFFGLGAYAMAMYLKLQASGSAMPDFMVWNSVTELPWFWAIFRSFPAAFLLGILLPGLLAFLLGLFTFRNRITGVYFTILTQALVMIMVTLFVGKQEWTGGTNGLTGYHHIFGMELHRPSTTIILYYVTLLILVLSYVLCKRVVRSRFGQVLEAARDGENRVRFLGYDPAWYKTMAFTLSGALAGLAGMLFVLQVGIISPSMMGIVPSIEMVLWVALGGRGTLVGAMIGAVVLNAAKTGISEAYPEGWLFVMGGLFVAIVLFMPKGLIGVYHSVTGMRVRKGGVPDGQSVRKRKHKQATS; encoded by the coding sequence ATGCCGTTAATAAATAGACTGGGAACCCGGGGACAGCGAATTGCCTGGGGAGTCGTGCTGATTCTGATGAGTCTGGCGCCGCTCGTATCTACGGAATTTCGGTTAAGTTTACTTGCGAAATTTCTTGCTTTAGCGATTCTTGCCATTGGCCTGGATCTGATCTGGGGTTATGGGGGAGTGTTAAGTCTAGGACATGGAGTGTTTTTTGGGCTTGGCGCTTACGCCATGGCGATGTATCTAAAATTACAAGCCAGCGGGTCGGCAATGCCCGATTTCATGGTATGGAATAGTGTGACGGAACTTCCGTGGTTCTGGGCAATCTTTCGATCTTTCCCTGCTGCGTTTTTACTTGGTATCTTATTGCCGGGTTTGCTTGCTTTTTTGCTTGGGTTGTTCACCTTTCGAAACCGGATTACCGGTGTATATTTCACTATATTAACGCAGGCGCTAGTTATGATCATGGTAACGCTGTTTGTAGGGAAGCAGGAATGGACGGGAGGAACCAATGGGTTAACCGGATACCATCACATTTTTGGAATGGAGCTTCATCGTCCATCAACAACCATTATCCTTTATTATGTAACGCTTCTGATTCTAGTCTTGTCTTATGTGCTCTGCAAAAGAGTTGTACGCAGCAGGTTTGGTCAAGTGCTCGAAGCTGCCAGAGATGGTGAGAACAGAGTTCGATTTCTCGGATATGATCCTGCGTGGTACAAAACAATGGCATTTACCTTGTCTGGTGCGCTTGCCGGACTTGCGGGGATGTTGTTTGTCCTTCAGGTTGGTATTATCTCTCCTTCAATGATGGGGATTGTCCCCTCTATTGAAATGGTGTTATGGGTTGCGCTTGGGGGCCGGGGAACCCTGGTTGGAGCTATGATCGGGGCTGTAGTGCTGAACGCTGCAAAAACAGGGATTAGCGAAGCGTATCCAGAGGGATGGCTTTTTGTTATGGGGGGTCTGTTTGTAGCTATCGTATTGTTCATGCCTAAAGGTCTTATTGGTGTATATCACAGTGTAACTGGTATGCGGGTGCGAAAAGGAGGTGTGCCAGATGGCCAGTCCGTCCGTAAACGTAAGCATAAGCAAGCAACATCCTAA
- the urtD gene encoding urea ABC transporter ATP-binding protein UrtD — protein MASPSVNVSISKQHPNEKIVLAVHGITVSFSGFVAVRNMNLSLKQRELHFLIGPNGAGKTTMLDVICGKTKPVSGQVLLPDGTDLISKKEHQVARLGIGRKFQAPSVFGGLTVHENLEIAQNPNKNVFSALRKRRGDGLTNEMKEVVEQIGLGHRLNLMAGSLSHGEKQWLEIGMLLLQNPEVLLLDEPVAGMTDEETNKTGVLLTEIAKERSVVVVEHDMEFVRQYAQKVTVMHEGTLLTEGTMQEVQRNPVVAEVYLGKRRKEDAAAEGG, from the coding sequence ATGGCCAGTCCGTCCGTAAACGTAAGCATAAGCAAGCAACATCCTAACGAAAAAATCGTGCTCGCGGTTCATGGTATCACGGTTTCTTTCTCTGGATTTGTAGCGGTGCGTAATATGAATTTATCCTTGAAACAGCGAGAACTTCATTTCTTAATTGGTCCAAATGGAGCAGGGAAAACAACGATGCTTGATGTGATTTGCGGAAAAACCAAACCTGTATCAGGCCAGGTTCTTCTTCCGGATGGGACAGATCTTATTTCTAAGAAAGAACATCAGGTCGCAAGACTCGGTATCGGCCGTAAGTTTCAAGCGCCTTCTGTATTTGGCGGGCTGACTGTACATGAGAATTTAGAGATCGCACAGAATCCTAACAAAAATGTGTTTTCCGCACTGCGTAAACGGCGAGGGGATGGTCTGACGAATGAAATGAAAGAAGTGGTAGAACAGATTGGCCTTGGTCATCGTTTGAATCTTATGGCCGGTTCTTTGTCCCATGGAGAAAAGCAGTGGCTTGAGATTGGAATGCTTTTACTTCAAAACCCTGAGGTGCTATTGCTTGATGAACCTGTTGCAGGAATGACAGATGAAGAGACAAACAAGACGGGTGTGCTGTTAACTGAGATTGCGAAAGAGCGATCGGTAGTTGTGGTAGAGCATGATATGGAATTTGTTAGACAGTATGCGCAGAAGGTCACTGTGATGCATGAAGGAACACTGCTTACCGAAGGGACGATGCAGGAGGTTCAGCGGAATCCAGTAGTTGCTGAAGTGTATTTAGGTAAAAGGAGGAAGGAAGATGCTGCTGCTGAAGGGGGTTGA
- the urtE gene encoding urea ABC transporter ATP-binding subunit UrtE, with protein sequence MLLLKGVESGYGESMVLRQVHLDIKPGQVVCLMGRNGVGKSTLLRTLMGILKVRSGSIHWDGKEVTKWDSAKRARVGIGYVPQGRDVFPQMSVRENLLLGLETAPKGAKEIPADVLGMFPVLKTMMDRQGGDLSGGQQQQLAFARALAAKPRLLLLDEPTEGIQPSIVDDIRDVIIQIKNQGDTAILLVEQSEEFVRSVADYIYVMDKGAIAMQGEPEELGLASFEHYLTV encoded by the coding sequence ATGCTGCTGCTGAAGGGGGTTGAGTCGGGGTACGGGGAGAGTATGGTGCTTCGTCAGGTACATCTTGATATAAAACCTGGTCAGGTTGTTTGTTTAATGGGCCGAAATGGAGTAGGTAAATCAACACTGTTGCGAACACTAATGGGTATATTAAAGGTTCGCAGTGGTAGTATTCATTGGGATGGAAAAGAAGTGACAAAGTGGGATTCGGCCAAACGTGCTCGGGTTGGAATTGGCTATGTCCCTCAGGGAAGAGATGTCTTTCCGCAGATGAGTGTCAGAGAAAATCTGCTGCTTGGACTTGAAACGGCTCCTAAGGGAGCGAAGGAAATTCCGGCAGATGTACTGGGAATGTTCCCTGTGCTGAAGACGATGATGGATAGACAGGGCGGCGATCTGAGCGGGGGTCAACAGCAGCAACTTGCCTTCGCGAGAGCGCTTGCTGCAAAGCCGCGATTATTATTGCTTGATGAACCGACAGAAGGGATTCAGCCATCCATTGTAGATGATATTCGCGATGTTATTATTCAGATCAAGAATCAGGGGGATACAGCCATCTTACTTGTGGAACAAAGCGAAGAATTCGTTCGCAGTGTGGCAGATTATATCTATGTAATGGATAAAGGCGCTATTGCCATGCAGGGGGAACCGGAAGAACTTGGACTTGCGAGCTTCGAACATTATCTGACGGTTTAA
- a CDS encoding urease accessory protein UreF: protein MNRGNKLLDYVKLLDSSLQVGGFSHSFGLKSKIETGMIHTSQDFETFMRHELYPNLIRIEGMAIKGTYTAAANQDYQRIALIDKTLHGQHSPAAEQPNSSRTTGKRLIKLSKALHPWMDFSPLEKAAEQYGAVISLPIVHAWINYEIGVPLINAVSSYLHAAKNVCFLHARQLLFIKPNELEQLHKTLGEHLDQEWNKLDLSDSSVFLPSRFTVQPFLPNFPFPEEGTKAFRAPSRLSSY, encoded by the coding sequence ATGAACCGAGGAAATAAGCTGCTCGATTACGTAAAATTGCTTGATTCCTCACTTCAGGTAGGAGGATTTTCACACTCCTTTGGACTTAAATCAAAGATCGAGACAGGAATGATCCATACTTCGCAGGATTTCGAGACATTCATGCGCCATGAACTTTACCCTAATCTCATCCGAATCGAAGGTATGGCCATCAAAGGAACATACACCGCTGCTGCCAATCAAGACTACCAAAGAATTGCTCTTATCGATAAGACCCTACATGGTCAGCACTCCCCTGCTGCAGAACAACCGAATTCATCAAGAACAACGGGAAAACGACTTATCAAGTTATCCAAAGCATTACATCCATGGATGGACTTTTCTCCACTCGAAAAAGCCGCCGAACAATACGGGGCTGTCATCTCTTTACCTATCGTACATGCTTGGATTAATTACGAAATCGGCGTCCCCCTCATAAATGCCGTATCCAGCTATCTTCACGCTGCCAAGAATGTGTGCTTCCTTCACGCAAGACAACTCCTTTTTATTAAACCAAATGAACTTGAACAATTACACAAAACATTAGGAGAACATTTAGATCAAGAATGGAACAAATTAGATTTGTCTGACTCCTCTGTATTTCTCCCTTCTCGTTTCACCGTACAACCATTTCTTCCTAACTTCCCTTTTCCCGAAGAAGGAACTAAGGCATTCAGAGCCCCATCAAGACTCTCCTCGTATTAA
- a CDS encoding glutathione peroxidase, giving the protein MSIYDYHVNTIKGQELHMSAYKGKVMLIVNTASKCGLSPQFKGLQELYDKFNQQSFEILGFPSNQFANQEPGTSDDIAEFCQMNYGVSFPMFEKVNVNGEDAHPLFKYLTTKAPGILGSKAIKWNFTKFLIDQEGHIVKRYSPQTTPDKIEADIAKLLSHQGI; this is encoded by the coding sequence ATGTCCATTTATGATTACCATGTTAATACCATAAAAGGTCAAGAACTTCATATGTCAGCTTATAAAGGTAAAGTGATGCTTATCGTGAATACCGCCAGCAAATGCGGATTATCACCGCAGTTCAAAGGGCTGCAAGAACTTTATGATAAATTCAATCAACAGTCTTTCGAAATACTCGGTTTTCCAAGTAATCAATTCGCAAATCAAGAACCAGGGACAAGTGATGATATCGCTGAATTTTGCCAGATGAATTACGGTGTCAGTTTCCCTATGTTTGAGAAAGTAAATGTAAACGGAGAAGATGCTCATCCCCTTTTCAAATATTTAACGACTAAGGCACCTGGCATTCTAGGATCGAAAGCGATCAAATGGAACTTCACTAAATTTCTTATAGATCAAGAAGGCCACATTGTAAAAAGATACAGTCCACAGACAACCCCGGACAAAATTGAAGCGGATATCGCAAAGCTCTTATCACACCAAGGGATATAA
- a CDS encoding HAD family hydrolase, whose translation MGMWSDVKWLFFDVGDTLVDEWIPVDHIMNQFVERAADRGYSITIQDVREKFIESYSNFIDSPMQYAISQLIEKEEDRAYIRPRLKYRKELETPYPEAKKILAQLGEHYRIGIIANQSPGTAERLHQYGFSSYVDVIACSAEQGLAKPDVRLYEYALEKAGCAPSEAIMIGDRIDNDIVPAKLLGMKTIRILQGYGRYQPSKGADDLPDCTISGLDELIGLLL comes from the coding sequence ATGGGAATGTGGTCTGACGTAAAGTGGCTTTTTTTTGATGTAGGGGACACGCTTGTCGATGAATGGATACCGGTGGACCATATTATGAATCAGTTTGTTGAGCGTGCTGCAGATCGAGGTTATTCCATTACGATTCAGGATGTGAGGGAGAAGTTTATTGAAAGCTACTCTAATTTTATTGACTCTCCCATGCAGTATGCGATCTCTCAGTTGATTGAGAAGGAAGAGGACCGGGCTTATATTCGGCCTAGGCTGAAATATCGTAAAGAACTGGAGACTCCCTACCCAGAAGCTAAAAAAATTCTTGCTCAGCTTGGAGAACATTACCGGATTGGCATTATTGCGAACCAAAGTCCAGGTACGGCTGAACGGCTTCATCAATATGGTTTTAGTTCTTATGTTGATGTTATTGCTTGTTCTGCAGAGCAAGGACTAGCTAAACCGGACGTTAGACTGTATGAATATGCTTTGGAAAAGGCAGGATGTGCTCCTTCGGAAGCAATAATGATTGGGGATCGGATTGATAACGATATTGTTCCTGCTAAATTACTCGGGATGAAAACCATCCGTATTTTACAAGGGTATGGAAGATATCAACCCTCTAAAGGCGCAGATGATCTGCCGGATTGTACAATATCCGGTTTAGATGAATTAATAGGACTGCTCCTATAA